Within the Thalassoglobus sp. JC818 genome, the region AGCTCTTCCGATGCAAATTCTTCGGTCACCGTGACAGCTTGAAAGGCGAGATCGTTGGTCTCGTCTAGCGTTGGAATCTCGCCGCCTCCGTCAAAGCTGATATTAAACTTTCGCGGAAGACGATAGAGGTCACGTGTATTCAAAATGTGATGGTGCATCGCCTTGGCCAGCGGAAGCGTTTCGCATAACTCGCGAGGATCAATTCCGCTCGTCGCCGAACACGTAATATTTCTGACGTTGTCCGCTCCCGACCCTTTGTTCACCAGACCGAGATCAACAAGCCCTTCGAGCAACTCACAGCCGCGGCTCGCAGGGATTTCGCGAATCTGCAAATTGGCACGAGTCGTCAGGTCGACGTATCCGCCACCGCATCGGTCCGCAAGGTCGGCAACTCCACGCAATTGCCAGCTGGAGAGATCTCCACCAGCGATGCGAAGCCGGCACATGAACGAATTCTGATTGGGCGCGACATAAAACAACCCGTGAAACTTATAGAGGAAAACATCATCACCTTTTGGATACTTGTCTTCCGCAGCAGCTTCCCTCATCTCTGCCCACATCGAGAAGGGATCCTTCTCACGCTTGGCTTTCTCCTCTTTCGAGAGCTTCTTGCCTGCATTCAGAAACTGATTCTGAGCAACAGTCTGCACATCTTCCGGACTACTGGAGCTATCGGTGATCTTCGCCCCTTGAGGTCCGAGTTCCAAAGCCAATCCCGGCGGCCCGCCTCTCTGTACACCTGCAATTCCACTGTTTGAGATAATTGGCAGCCCTTGCACTTTGCGGGCCACGTCTGATCCCATCGCGAATCCTTGAAGGAAGTTCTTCTGAGACTCAGTAAACTCTTTCTCTGACGCCATAACTTACACCGACATTAAGAAATTAAATCCATTAGTAATCTGACTGAGGTGTGATAACTTCAATGAGAACGGGTCGCTGCTGCGGAGTTTGAGTCTTTCGAAATCCGAACAGCACAGGCTTTGTACGATGGCTGTTTTGAATACGGATCGAAGACCGCATCAGTCAGCTGATTCGTGCCCTCGTAGTGCATGGGAATAAACAGTTGCCCGGCAGAGACAGAACGGGTCAGCAGTGCCATCGCTCTCATTCTGCCTCGTTGTGATTCGATGATGACCCACTCGTTTGGACGAATTCCAAGCTTACGTGCATCGTTCGGATTCAGCTCAACGAACGGATCGATTGGATAAAGCTTCTTGAGGACTGCGGAACGAGATGTCCGCGTTTGTGTATGCCATTGCGAAGCCGAACCGCGCCCGGTCAGAAGAACGAAGGGATACTTCTCGGAGACAGGTTCCGAGAGCGTTTTCGGAGGCTCGAACTGAAACTTCGCTCGTCCGCTCGACGTGTAAAACTTTCCGTCAGAAAACAGCCGACGCTCCTGATCAAACTCAGTCACTCCCTGCTTAAGAGGCCATTGAATTCCGCCGTTTGCCTCAATCATCTCGTAGTCTTCAATCCCTGTGATGTCACAGGGCATATCACGTGTGCATTCCTTCAGAAGCTGAAAGACCTTCTGCGGCGAGTCCCAGTTCGCGAACATCTCTCCGCAACTGTACGACTCGGCAATGAGCCGAAAGATGCTGAAATCGGAAAGTGCTTGCCCCGGTGCCCGACGAACTTTCTTGATGACTCCAAATCGCCGTTCGGAATTGACGAACGTCCCTTCCTTCTCGCCCCATCCAGCAGCTGGCAGAACGAGATCGGACATTTGTGCTGTCTCGGTATCGTGATACATATCCTGAACGACAAGAAAATCGAGTCGGTCGAGAATGTCTCTCGCGAGGTTCTGATTGATCCACGAGTGAGCTGTGTTCGTGCAAATGACCCACAGCCCGCGAATCTTCTTCTTCAAAATCCCTTCCATGATCTCGTTGTACGCCCAGCTCCCTTCATTCGGGATGCGCTCGGCGTCGATCTTCAAGATGGAAGCAACTTTCTTTCGGTGCTCAGCGTTTCCGAAGTCGTGTCCGCCGAGCAAATTCGTCGTGTTGCTGAACAACCGCGATCCCATCGCGTTACATTGTCCGGTGATCGAGTTGGCTCCGGTTCCGGGTCGTCCAAGACTTCCGGTCATTAGTGCAACGTTGATGATTGATTGAGCAGTCCGAACGCCTTGATAACTCTGATTGACGCCCATCGTCCACCAGAAACTGCATCGCTTTCGCTCGTGAATCGTCTCGGCGAACCGTTCGATCTGCTCGGGCTTTAAGCCTGTTTCCCCAGCGACACGAGAGACCGTAAAGTCTTCCACAAAGGCTGCGAATTCATCGAATCCTTCAGTCGAGTCCGAAACGAATTTCTGATCGATCCATCCATTCCGAATCAGTATTCGGGCGACGCCGTAAAACAACGTTTGGTCTGACTTCGGAGCGATCGCGAGATGCTGCGTCGCGTACATCGCTGTTTCCGTCGACCGTGGATCGATGACGATGATTTCCGGAGAACAGCGATTTCGCATAACCCGTTCCCACATGATCGGGTGGGCAATGCAAGGATTGGAACCCACAAACGTCAGGCAGTCTGACTCTTCAAAATCTGCATACGTATAAGGCGGAGCATCGAAGCCGAAGGCTTGTTTGTAAGCTACTACTGCTGTTGCCATACATTGGCGGGTGTTTCCATCGCCGTGCTTGATCCCCATTCCGAACTTGGTCAGCGCCCCAAGGAATGCCATTTCCTCGCACGGGATTTGGCCGGTGCTGAGAAAGGCGACGGAATCCGGACCATGTTCTTTTTGAATCGATTGAAAGCGACTCGTGAACTCACGCAACGCGACTTCCCAGTCAACGGGAACAAACTCGCCGGAGGCATTCTTCAGAAGAGGAGTCGTCGCCCGATTGGGAGCATCGAGAACGGTAAGTGCTTCCCAGCCTTTCGGGCATGCCATCCCGAGATTGACCGGATACTCGGTTGTGGGCGTCAAATTGATTCCAACGTTGTCCTTTAGATGAACACGCAAACCACAACCGGTTGAGCAGTAACCACAGACCGTTTGAGTGGTCCCGTTGGGAGCGAGCGTGGCCGGGACTTGTCCGAGGCCATGAATCCCCGGTTCCCGTAGGAGTTCTCGAGTTAAGACTCCATCCTTTTGATGGAGCAAAGAGAATCCTGGAAGCTTACGAAGTTGATCGATCAGGGTTGTCATCCTCGAACTCCTCCTGGCATACGTGGAGCGGAAACGGCCGCGAAGAAGAGGTATCGCTCGAGAAACTCTCCCGTCAGACAAAGTGCCCAGATCCCGAAAGCAACGGCGAGCAATCCACCTGAGACGCTCGACATTTCTGCAAATTGATTGAGCAACAACGCTGGCAACAGGATTCCGCCAATTGCTCCCACAGCGAACCGAGTCACCGTGATCCAGCGGAGCGGTCCCGCACAGAGCATCGCCGATCGCTTCATCGGGGTGTATCGAAAATCAAGCAGGTATCGGAACAACATCGCGTCGTAAACAAGCTTTGCTGTCGCTCCCACGATCAGCGCTCTCGTCAGCGGAATCAGAAGATGATCGGCGAGAGAAGAGAACGAAATGTTCGGCTGCATCAGTGGCATGGCAAACGCGGTCAGCATTGTCGTCGCGACTCCCAGCACGAAACTGGTGAACAGAAATCGAATCAAAGTCCGGTCAAAATTCCAGAACTCACGCTTCGTGAAGACATAGATCATGACCGAACAAAGCACACCCACAAATCCCGTCACAGCCACAAGCATGCCCATAGAAGGCAGGGCGGTCGCGATCCAGATATCCGCAATGGACATCTCAATCGGAGGCTTGAGAGTCATCCAAGTGAACAGCGAATAGGCCACAGCCAGCCCCGCGAAGAGGCCGAACGCCACAATTTCCCGGCTGAGCCAAGAGTGTCGAAATCCAAGGATTCCGCGAAACGCATATTGAGGTCGTCCGAGATGCAGCGTACTTGCGGCCAGAGCGAGCAATCCAAAGATCAAAGCATTGGTCGCCTGCAACGGTCGGAACAAGTCCAGCAAACTTGAGCCAGTGCTGGCATCAATTGCACATCCCACCGTGAACGCTCCGACGGAAAGTTGCGTCAGAACAAGCATGATGATCAGAGGCAAATGCGGATGTTGAGCACTGATCGAAAAGTAATCGGCAGGCAACGTGTTTCGAGGGAAAACGCGAGAGGTCTTGTAATTCGTGGTCGGCAATGTGAGATAGGGTTCCGGCGCAGCTGGCAGAAATGAATCTGCTTCAGCGTTTTCCTTGACCGTCTCGATATTGACGACCTTGATCGAGATCGCTTCATGCGGACAAGCTTGCACGCAAGCAGGGGCTTCCCCCACATCAAGCCGACTCGAACACATGTCGCACTTGCGAACGATTCCCTTTTTGCTGTGATACTTGGGAACGTTGTAGGGGCAGGCGAGGGTGCAGTACTGACATCCGAAACATTGATCGTCCAAGTGCCGGACAATGCCCGTTTGCGGATCTTTCTCGTAGGCATTCACCGGACAGGCAATCAGACAGCCCGGCTCAACGCAGTGATGACAAGCTGTCGTCACGTGTTGCATCACAGGGTTGGATTCCGTCCCGCCAATCAACAACCCAACGTCGCGCCAGGTCTCAGACTCATCGAGTCCATTGAGTGAATGACAGGCAGTCACGCAGGCTTTGCAACCAGAACATCGATCGAGTTCGACTTCGAAGGCGTATTGCTCACCTTCTCCCGGGACCGAGATTGGCATCAGCTTCGAATAGTACTGCGACTGAGCCGGAGCAGACTCCTGATCGTGACTGAACGAAAACTCTTCGACCGCTGTCAACGTCCTCTGTTCATTCAAAAGCAGCGTCAGCAGTCCCCCTGAAGATGACGGCACTGGGTCGTCACTTTCAAAGTCTTCGAGTGTCAGAGGACGTGTTGTCGTCACCATTTCTGGAGCAATTCATTCAGTTCCATGAGGATTCGCGTCCAGGGATTCAAAGTCCTATTTGCGCATGACCTCCGTTTTGGAACTGCGAATTAGCAAGTCACATACCGCTCCCCCCGGGGGAGCGTCCCCGACGAACCGGTTGGCAAGTTGACGACCGCTACGATTTACAGAAAAAGTCGCCAAAGAGCGTGTTTCAACATCGATCCCGACTGTGGACTCGGGCCCCCATTTGAAAGGGAGAACTTCAAGAGGTTCCCTCGCCCCACCAACCCATCAAACCCTGCCGATACATTTTCCGGACATTTGCGTCCGAATTCAGCAATTCTGCTGCACAACTGGGCATGACGGTCACACCGCTTGTAGGAGTGTTCCGATTATTCCGGTTTCTGCGAGAAATCACTTTCGAACGCTTCATTCTACTTCGAACTTCTACAGCAATCGCATCAACTACGCCGATTCGAACCGTCGTCAAAGCCCTTTGAAGGTGAGCCCCAACAACGCAGATCTTGCGTTGCGCGTTCAATGGATGGTCTCACCTTTCGTGGAAATAGAGACGGAGTAAATCAATGTTACGCCGAGTGGTTTGTTCTCTTGCCATTGCAGGAATGGCTCAGGCCTCGCTTGCGTCGACGTCTCTTGCGCAGGACTTCTACCATCCGCCAACTCAAGCGAACTTCGAGCAGGTCTTCGAACAGGAGACCGACCAGGAACTCCTGAGACCGATCAATTTCGAGTACCCGGAGATCGCACCAGCCTCAGCGGAAACGTTTTGTGCCCCTGATCCCTTCTCCGGTGTTCCTGATCCTTGCGATGGATGTCTTCCCGTCGCTGGCGGA harbors:
- a CDS encoding nitrate reductase, which produces MTTLIDQLRKLPGFSLLHQKDGVLTRELLREPGIHGLGQVPATLAPNGTTQTVCGYCSTGCGLRVHLKDNVGINLTPTTEYPVNLGMACPKGWEALTVLDAPNRATTPLLKNASGEFVPVDWEVALREFTSRFQSIQKEHGPDSVAFLSTGQIPCEEMAFLGALTKFGMGIKHGDGNTRQCMATAVVAYKQAFGFDAPPYTYADFEESDCLTFVGSNPCIAHPIMWERVMRNRCSPEIIVIDPRSTETAMYATQHLAIAPKSDQTLFYGVARILIRNGWIDQKFVSDSTEGFDEFAAFVEDFTVSRVAGETGLKPEQIERFAETIHERKRCSFWWTMGVNQSYQGVRTAQSIINVALMTGSLGRPGTGANSITGQCNAMGSRLFSNTTNLLGGHDFGNAEHRKKVASILKIDAERIPNEGSWAYNEIMEGILKKKIRGLWVICTNTAHSWINQNLARDILDRLDFLVVQDMYHDTETAQMSDLVLPAAGWGEKEGTFVNSERRFGVIKKVRRAPGQALSDFSIFRLIAESYSCGEMFANWDSPQKVFQLLKECTRDMPCDITGIEDYEMIEANGGIQWPLKQGVTEFDQERRLFSDGKFYTSSGRAKFQFEPPKTLSEPVSEKYPFVLLTGRGSASQWHTQTRTSRSAVLKKLYPIDPFVELNPNDARKLGIRPNEWVIIESQRGRMRAMALLTRSVSAGQLFIPMHYEGTNQLTDAVFDPYSKQPSYKACAVRISKDSNSAAATRSH
- a CDS encoding DmsC/YnfH family molybdoenzyme membrane anchor subunit; the protein is MVTTTRPLTLEDFESDDPVPSSSGGLLTLLLNEQRTLTAVEEFSFSHDQESAPAQSQYYSKLMPISVPGEGEQYAFEVELDRCSGCKACVTACHSLNGLDESETWRDVGLLIGGTESNPVMQHVTTACHHCVEPGCLIACPVNAYEKDPQTGIVRHLDDQCFGCQYCTLACPYNVPKYHSKKGIVRKCDMCSSRLDVGEAPACVQACPHEAISIKVVNIETVKENAEADSFLPAAPEPYLTLPTTNYKTSRVFPRNTLPADYFSISAQHPHLPLIIMLVLTQLSVGAFTVGCAIDASTGSSLLDLFRPLQATNALIFGLLALAASTLHLGRPQYAFRGILGFRHSWLSREIVAFGLFAGLAVAYSLFTWMTLKPPIEMSIADIWIATALPSMGMLVAVTGFVGVLCSVMIYVFTKREFWNFDRTLIRFLFTSFVLGVATTMLTAFAMPLMQPNISFSSLADHLLIPLTRALIVGATAKLVYDAMLFRYLLDFRYTPMKRSAMLCAGPLRWITVTRFAVGAIGGILLPALLLNQFAEMSSVSGGLLAVAFGIWALCLTGEFLERYLFFAAVSAPRMPGGVRG